CCCGATCCGGCCGCCCTGGTGGGCGATCTCGTCCGCATGGTGAAGCCGGGCGGCCTGGTGGTGATGTCCACGCTCAACCGCACGCCGGCAGCGTTCGGTGCCGCCATTCTTGGCGCCGAATACATCATGCGCATGCTGCCGCGTGGCACGCATCACTACGCGCAGTTCCTCAAGCCGTCGGAGCTGGGGCGCCTGATGCGCCACGCCGGGCTGGAAGTCGACGACGTCTCCGGTCTTGGCTACAACCCGCTCAACCGCAAGGCGTGGCTGAGCCGCGTCACCGCCGTGAACTATCTGATCAGCGCACGAAAGCCCGCATGAAGTCCTTTCCACAGAACGTCCAGGGCGTGCTGTTCGATCTTGACGGCACCTTGCTCGACAGTGCCCCCGATCTCTACGCCGCGTTGAAAACGCAGTGCGAGGAAATGCAGGTAGCGGTGCCGTCGTATGCGATGGTGCGCGAGGTGGTGTCGCGCGGTTCACGGGCCATCCTGCGTTGCGCTTTTCCCGATCTCGATGACGAGGCGCTGATGGAATACGTGCCGCGCTATCTGGAGCTTTACCAGGCCGTCATGGCCGAGCACACGCGCCCCTTCGATGGCATTGACGAGCTGCTTTCGTCGCTCGAAGCGCAGGGCATCGCCTGGGGCGTGGTCACCAACAAGCCCGGCTTTCTCACCGACGAACTGCTGGTGCGCATCGGCTGGATGTCACGTGCCGTCGCCGTCGTGTCGGGCGATACCCTGCCGGTGAAGAAGCCCGATCCGGCGCCGGTGTTGCTGGCGTGCGAGCGCGCCGGCCTCGATCCGTCGCGTTGCCTGTTCGTGGGTGACGACCGTCGTGACGTGATGGCCGGTGCGGCCGCCGGCATGTACACCGTCGCCGTGCGTTGGGGTTACCTCGATGGCGGCGATCCGCACCAGTGGGGCGCGGACCTGGTGGTGGATCACCCGGCCGATCTCACCAGCCGCCTGAAGGTGGCGGCATGAGCGGCACGGCGCTGCAGAGCTATATCGACAAGTGGCTGGCCGTGCAGCCGCAGCAGCGCATCGCCCTGGCGTTCGTTGACCAGAACGCCTATCCCGGCCATATCGCGCTGGCAGCGCTTGAGCAGGAACTGCTCGGCGCGGCCTACGGCATCCGCGAGCCGCACGTGGCGGCCACCAAGCTCAACTGGTGGGCGGAAGAGTTGTCCGGCGCGGCGGCCAGTGGCGGTCGCCACCCGCTGACGCAGGTCCTGTTTGACGACGATCGCGCCCATGCGATCCCGGCCGAGCACTGGGTCGCCCCGGTGCTGGCCGCCATGGGGCAGCTGGAAGAGGGCACGGCGGCCGACTTCCCGGCTCAACTCGCCGCCGGTTCGCTGCTGCATGGCGCCATCGCCGACCTGGAAACCACCTGGTGGTTTGGCGACAAGGCATCCAGCGAGCGCGCGACGCGCGTGGCGACCTTGTCTCACCTGTTGTATTCGCTGCTGCGACTGGAAGAAGACGCCGACCGCGACCGGCTGGCGCTGCCGATGTCGCGCCTGGCCAAGTTCGGGGTGAGCCGCAATGCATTACGCGAGGCGAGCGCCGCACGTAACGACGCCATCCGCGCCCAGCTGGACGACCTGCATCAGGCCTGGCGCGAGGCCGACAAACTGCCGGGGCCGTTGAGCGCCTTCCGTGGGCTGGAATCCCGGTTGGGCAAGGCCTTGGTGGCCAAGGCGCGCAAGGCTGCGGACCCGCTCGACGTGCTGCGCAAGGGGCAGGGGCGGCAGGGGCCTGGCGTGGCCTGGCAGGCCTGGCAGGCTGCCCGCGCTTGGCGCAGCAAGCTTGATTGAACGAGGCCGGGACGCAGCGTTTCCCCCACGCCACTATTGCGAGGCACCCCGGCTGCCCCAAGATTGAGGTCTCCCGCGCGCCCATGGCGCCAGCCGGATTCACAGGATTCACCCATGTACACCGAGGAAAACACCGCCCGCCTGCTTCCTGACGTGGCAGTCCATGCCCAGCCGCACCTGGTTGGCGAACTGGATTGGGTCGGCATGGACGGCATCGAAGTGCCCGTCCGTTTCGACGCCGGCGATGGCGACGTGCAGCGTGCCAGTGCGCGCGTCGGCGCCTTCGTCAACCTGCGCCGTCCCGACAAGCGCGGCATCCACATGTCGCGCCTGTACCTGCAGGTGGAGCAGGCGCTGAGTACGCAGACCTTGAGCACGGCAACCTTGCGCGACCTGCTGCGCGGTTTCCTGGACTCGCACAAGGATCTCTCCGATCGCGCCTGCCTCAGCATCCGCTTTGAGCACCTGGTGCGCCGTCCCGCGCTGCGCAGCGCCAACAGCGGCTGGCGCTCGTACCCGGTGACCATCGAAGCGAGCATGATCGGCGAGGAGCTGCTGTTGGAGTTCGGCACGGAGATCGTCTATTCCTCCACCTGTCCCGCCTCCGCCGCGCTGTCGCGCCAGCTGATCCAGGACCAGTTCGCGAAGGACTTCGATGCTGGCAAAGCGGTCGAGCACGCTGCCGTGCTGGCCTGGCTGGGCAGCGAGAAGGGCATTGTGGCCACGCCGCATGCACAGCGCAGTGTCGCTCGTCTGCGCGTGCGTCCGGCGGAAGGCGCGGCGTTCAACCTCATCGACCTAATCGACGTCACCGAGCAGGCGCTGGGTACGCCGGTGCAGACTGCGGTGAAGCGCGAGGACGAACAGGCATTCGCGCTCGCCAATGGCGGCAACCTGATGTTCTGCGAGGATGCGGCCCGCCGCATCCAGAAGGCCCTGGACGCCGATAAGGCACTGAGCGATTTCCACATCCGCGTGGAGCACCAGGAAAGCCTGCACCCGCACGATGCCGTCGCGTACGCCAGCAAGGGCGTCGAGGGCGGCTACGCAGGCAAGGGCTGCGCCTGAGCCCGTCCCCTATCGCCGCCTGCTAGCATGATGAAAGCCCGTGACCGGGCTTTCATCGTCTGGAGATCCGCATGTCGTTCCGTCTTCCCTTGCTGGCCGTCGCCACCGTGTTCGCGTTGTCCGCGTGCTCGATGTTCCACCACCACAAGGAAGAAGCTCCCCAGCCGCCGGTCGCAGCCGCCGCACCCGTGCACCAGGCCCTGATGAAGACGTTGGTGGGCGACGTGCGCTATGACCTGCCGCAGGCGGTGCCGGCCGATGCCGTGCTGATCGTGACGCTGGCGGACGTGAGCCGCCAGGATGTGGCCGCGCGCACCATCGCGGAAGAACGCATCCAGCCGGTGGGCGCCTCGCCGGTGGATTTCATGCTGAGCTACGACCCGGCCGAACTGCGCGACGGCGTGGATTTCGCCATTGGCGTGCGTTTGCAGCAGGGCGACAAGCTGCTTGCCATCAACGACACGCGCACCAGCGTGCTGGGCCGTTCCGGCGAGAACGGCCCGGTGAGCATCACCCTCAAGGCCGTGCCGTAACGGCGCTCACCAGCCTGCTCAATGCGGGCTGGTGCCTACGATGCCGGGCAGCAGCATCGGATCCAGTCGCACCTCGAACCAGTTGAAGCCCCAGTGCACATGCGGCCCGGTGGCGCGACCGGTCATGCCCGCCGCGCCGATCACCTCGCCTTGATGCACGGCCTGCCCAACCGTCACGTCGATCCGTGACAGGTGCAGGAAGTTCGAACTCAGCCCGAAGCCGTGGTCGATGAGCACGGTGCCGCCGGTGAGGTAGAGGTCGGGCTTGGCAAACGTGATCACGCCGTCGGCGGGCGCCTTCACCGGCGTGCCTTGGGGCACGGCGATATCCATGCCCGGGTGCGGTGATTTGGGCGTGCCGTTGAAGACGCGCTGGCTGCCGAAGCGTCCGCTGATGCGCCCCACCACGGGCCAGATAAAGCCCTGCGCGAAACCCTCGCGATCGTCGTCGCGCTTGCGCGCGGCGGCGACCTCGGCCTGTTCGCGCTGGATGCGCGTGGCGATATCGGGTGGCGGGTTCACCGTCTTGGGCGGCACGCCGTTGACGCGTTCCATCGGCCATGCGCGCGGTGTCACGGCGACGCGCGTGGTTTCGCGGCGTCCGTCAGGCAGGGTGAGTACGACCGTGATCGGCCCCTGCTCATCGCGGCTGGCGCCGAACACCAGCATGCCGTCCGAACCAACGCGGACCGGTTTGCCGTTCACCGTGGCGGTGGCGCCTGCCGGCACCGTCGCCGTTACCAGCCCACCTTGGGACATGCTTGGTGGCAGGTCGGCCGCCATGGCGGGCAGGGCGGCCATGCCGAGGGCGAGCCAAAGGCCCGCCCTCCGCGTGAACGTCATCGGGCGAAGGCCAGGCGCTGGCCGCGCACGCCCTGATCCACGTTCTGGCCGTCCCACACGCGCTGGCCGTTGACGAAGGTGGCCGCGATGGAGCTGTTGAAGGTGTATCCCTCGAACGGCGACCAGGCGCACTTGGACAGCACTTCCTCGCGACGCACGGTGTGCGGCTTGTTGGGGTCCACCAGTACCAGATCGGCGGCGTAGCCTTCACGCAGGAAGCCGCGTTCCTTCACGTCGAACAGCGTGGCCGGCGCATGCGTCACGGCTTCCACCACGCGCTCCAGCGTCAGTTGGCCTTCGAACACGCGCTGCAGGGCGGCCTGCAGGGCGAACTGCACCAGCGGCAGACCACCGGGCGCCTTGTCGTACAGCTGGCCCTTCTCTTCGAGGAGATGCGGCGCGTGGTCGGTGGCGAGCACGTCCAGGCGGCCTTCGGCCAGCGCCTTGATGATGGCCTCGCGGTCGGCGGCCGTCTTGATCGCCGGGTTGCACTTGATCAGGAAGCCCAGGCGTTCGTAGTCGCGGTCGTCGAAGTGCAGGAAATGCACGCAGGTTTCCGCGGTGATGCGCTTGCCCTTGACCGGGCCCGGCTCGAACAGCGCCAGCTCGTCCGCGGTGGAGATGTGCAGCACGTGAAGGCGGCTGTTGTGGCGCTTGGCCAGTTCGATGGCCAGGCGGGTGGACTTGATGCAGGCCTCGCGCGAGCGGATCAGCGGATGTTCGCGGGGCGGGATGGCGTCGCCGTATTTCTCGTGCGCCTTGGCGAGATTCACGTCGATCATCGGCGTGTCTTCGCAGTGCGTGATGATGGGCGTGGGGGCGTCGCGGAAAATGCCGTTCAGCACGTCCGGGTTGTCCACCAGCATGTTGCCGGTGGACGCGCCCATGAACACCTTGATGCCGGGGGCGGCGAGCGGATCGAGGCGGCGAATGGCCTCCAGGTTGTCGTTGCTGGCGCCCATATAGAACGCGTAGTTGACGGCGGAGACCTCCGCCGCGCGGGCGTACTTGGCCTCCAGCGTCTCGCGGTCCAGCGCGGGCGGCTTGGTGTTGGGCATCTCCATGTAGCTGGTGATGCCGCCGGCGGCGCAGGCGCGCGATTCGTGGGCGATATCGGCCTTCTGCGTCAGGCCGGGTTCACGGAAATGCACCTGGTCGTCGATCATGCCGGGGAACAGCCACAGGCCGCTGGCATCCACCACCTGCTCGCCGGGGCGGGCGTTCAGGTCGCCGGCGATGGCATCGATGCGCCCGTTCTTCACGCGCAGGTCGGCGTGGAAGCGGCGGCCTTCGTTGACCAGTTCGGCGTTCTTGATCAGCCAGTCAGTGGACATGGGGTTCTCCTGGGGTGCAGCGGCGGAAAGTGAAGTGTTCGGGGACGGGGTCGTGGCCACCCTCGCACAGCGGCTGGCAGCGCAGCAGGCGCCAGCCGGCGAGTGCGCCACCCTTGACCGGTCCGAAGCGCACAATGGCAATCCGTGCATAATCGGAGCAGCTGGGATGGAAGCGGCAGCGCTGACCCAGCAGGGGGCTTAGCCAGCGCTTGTAGAAGCCGAGCAGTAGAAGTATCAGTCGGGTCACGACGGTTTGACGCTGCCGAAACAGTTTGCGGCATGTAGTGTCGCAAGTATTCCAGAAGCGAGGTTGCCGGTGTAAGCCGCTTGGGCTATAACACCCGGCCGCCAAGGCCAAAATGGTGAAGGGATATGGCGAAAACGACGCGTAGTGCGACAGCCACCAAGCCGCAGAAGGGAAAGCCTGCCGGCAAGGTGAAAGACGTCAAGGCAGCCAAGAAGGCCGCTGCCGGGCGTAGTGCGGCCCCGGCCAAGGCCGCTGCTGCAAAGAAACCGGCTGCCAAGAAGGCGCCGGTGAAGAAGGTTGCCGCCGCCAAGAAGCCTGCCGCCAAGAAGGTCGTCGCCAAGGCCCCGGCCAAGAGCGTCGCCAAGAAGGCGGCTCCCAAGCCCGTGGCCAAGAAGGCGGTGCCGGCGAAAAAGCCGGTCGTCGCCAAGAAGATCGAAAAGCCGGTCGCCAAGAAGGTTGCGGCGCCCGCCAAGAAACAACCGCCCAAGTCGGTGACCAAGCCGGTGAAGCCGGCTCCCGCACCGGTAAAGGCGGAGACCAAGGCCGCCCCCGCCAAGGCAGCCAGCGCCGCTCCCGCCAAGCAGCCCGCAGCTGCGCGGCAGGCGGCACCGGCCCCGGTCAAGGCAGCCCCGGTTTCCCCCGCGGCGCCGGCCAAGCCGGCCGCTTCGCCCCTCATGGGCAAGGTGGCCAGTGCGACCGCGCGACATACCCCCATTAAAACTCAGAAAGCCCAGCAGTCCTCGATGAACAAATCTGCAACTCTCGACAATGGCATCACCCGCGAAGACGGCCGTTACGCGCTGCCTTCTACCACGCTGATCGATCTGCCCAAGGGTTATCGCCCCTCGAACGACGAGGAGTACATGAACCCCAAGCATCTCGCCTACTTCCGCAACAAGTTGCGCGAATGGCGTGAACAGCTGGTGGAAGAGTCGCGCCAGACCATGGAGAACCTGCGTGACGAGGTGCGTGACGTGGGCGACGAAGCCGAGCGCGCCACCCGCGAGACCGAAAACTCGCTGGAACTGCGCACGCGCGATCGTTACCGCAAGCTGATCTCCAAGATCGACAAGGCACTGCGCCGCATCGAGGAAGGTCGCTACGGCTACTGCGAGGAAACCGACGAGGAAATCGGCCTGGAGCGTCTCGACGCCCGTCCGATCGCCACCCTGTCGCTGGATGCGCAGGAGCGTCGCGAGCATCTGCAGAAGCAGATGGGCGACTGAACGGTCGTCTCCTTGCCGCTTGCCGCATGAAACAAAGCCCCGCCATGAGCGGGGCTTTGTTTGTTGGCGCCGGATGCCGGCTAACCGCCGCCCGGGATCAGGCCCGCAGCGCCGCCGCCGCGTACGCCTTGATCTTCGCCAGCATGGCGGCCAGGCCGTTGGAGCGGGTGGGCGAAAGATGCTTCGCCAGGCCGATCGCTTCGATGAAGCGCGGCTCGGTGGCGATGATGTCGCGGGCTGAGCGGTCGGAGTACACGCGCAGCACCAGGGCGATCAGGCCCGACACGATGGCGGAGTCGCTGGTGGCCTGGAAGTGGAGCTTGTCGGCGTTGCCGCTGGGCACCAGCCACACCATCGACTGGCAGCCGTGGACGCGGTAGTCCTCGATCTTCAGGTCTTCGGGGAATTCAGGCAGTTGTTTGCCCAGGTCGATCAGGTACTGGTAGCGCTCGGTCCAGTCACCAAAGAAGGCAAATTCGTCGACGATGTCTTGCTGCGCCTGGTCGGCGTTGGGAGTGGCGATGGCATTCATGGGGGCATTATCGCGCGTTTGGCTGTGTGACGCTTTTGCCTAGCCTCCGCTGGGGGGGGAGAGGGGGCGTCATGGATGGCTGCGGCTTTCAGGGGCGAGGGCAGGATTGGGGGGGCAATCTAGCCTTATCGCATCATAAGCGCCGTCATCCCTGCGAAGGCAGGAGGCGCTTTTCAACAGCCGAAGGGCTGGTCACCCAGTGACTTTGCTCTTGGCCTTCGGAGTCGGCGTTTCCGCGACCGGGCCGCTTACGCAGCGGGCGTTTCGACCTTCTGCCGAAGGCCGAGTCACTTTTCTTTTGCTGGCCCAAAAGATCCCACGGGGACTAGCTTCGCGTCGAAAGTAACCCAAAGAAAATGGCCTCTAGAGCTCCGGTAGCACCGTGTTGAATACAAGCCCTGAGGGCCTCGGTATTTGGCACCTCACGATCCATCCGACACACGGTACGGCTACACCGCAACGCACCGATACGCAGAGGGGCTCTGCATGGCGCGGGATACAAGCCCTGAAGGTTCCGAAGCCCGGATGGCGACAGGCGCAACGCCTACGCACAGCGGCTACCCCGCAACGCGCCGTCGCCAAGAGGGCTTAAGGCAGGGAGGCGCTTGGGCAGGCCACAGAGGCCATCGCTTCCGCCGCGCCCCTTTTGGGGAGGGGCGGGGCGAAGGAGGGTGAAGGGGGTGGCTTGATAAGCAGACTGAGCTTTGTATAGCTCAACCCTTGACCACACTCCATCGCGTGCCCTGGGCGCCATCCTCAATGGCGATACCCATCGCCGTCAGTTCCTCGCGAATGGCGTCGGCACGCTTGAAGTCCTTCGCCGCACGCGCAGCGCGGCGCTCTTCCAGCAAAGCCTCGATGCGTGCCTCGTCCACTTCGTTCGCGCCACCGGCCTGCTTGAACCAGCTCTCGGGATCCTGCTGCAGCAGCCCGAGCACTGCGCCTGCGCCAAGCAGGGCGGCCTTGGCTGCCGGGCTGCCGGACTGGCGCGCTTCATCGGCCAGTTGGGACAGCTCTGCAAGCGCCTGCGGCGTATTGAGGTCGTCGCACAATGCGGCCTCAACGGTGGCGGGAATGGGCAGGTGGGTCGTGTCGACGTCGACATCGGCCAGGTCGCGGAGCACGCGGTACCAGCCATCGAGCGTGCTGATCGACTGCGTGATGGCGCCTTCGGACCAGTCCAGCGGCTGGCGGTAGTGGCCGCGCAGCAGCAGCAGGCGCAGGGCTTCGGGCGGATGCTCCTTGAGCAGCTCGTGCACGAGCATCACGTTGCCCAGTGACTTGGACATCTTGCGGCCGCTGAAGGTCAGCATGCCGTTGTGCAGCCAGAAGCGCGCAAAGACCTTGCCGCCGTGGGCGCAGGTGGACTGGGCGATCTCGTTTTCGTGGTGCGGGAACTGCAGGTCGACGCCGCCGGCGTGGATGTCGATGGTATCGCCCAGGTGGGCTTCGCTCATGGCGGAGCACTCGATGTGCCAGCCGGGTCGGCCGCGACCCCAGGGGCTGTCCCAGCCGGGCAGGTCGGGCGTGGAGGGCTTCCACAGCACGAAATCGCCGGGGCTCTTCTTGTACGGGGCCACCTCGACGCGGGCGCCAGCCAGCAGTTCCTCGGGGTCTCGGCCCGAAAGCGCGCCATAGGCCGGGAACGACTCCACCTCGAACAGCACGTGGCCTTCGGCGGCGTAGGCGTGGCCGCTGGCGATCAGGCGCTCGATCATGGTGATGATCTGCGGGATATGCGCCGTGGCGTACGGTTCCACGTCCGGTGGGGCAATGCCCAGCTTCGCCATGTCCTCGCGGTACGCCTGGGCGTAGCGGGTGGTAATGCTCTCGATGCCCACGCCCAGCTGTTGGGCGGCGGCATTGATCTTGTCATCGACGTCGGTGATGTTGCGGGCGTAAACCACGTTGGGATAGTGGCGCCGCAGCAGTTTGGCCAGCACGTCGAACACCACCGGGCCGCGCGCGTTGCCGATGTGCACGTAGTTGTAGACGGTCGGCCCGCACAGGTACATGGTGACCCGGTTGGGGTCGAGCGGGGCGAACGTTTCCACGCGGCGCGTCAGGTTGTTGTGCAGCGAAATCGGCATCGGTCAGGTGGTCCGGACGGTGGGGCCTGCGCCGGGCGGCGCAAGCCAGTCGCGCATCTTAACAAGCCGCGGGGGCAGCCGCAGGCGGCCCGGACTCTCCGAAGCGGCCCGCATGCCGGCCAGAACAGTGCCAAAAGGGGGAGGGGAAGGCCGTTGTCTGCCCGCCTCAGGAATATCTCTAAGCGTTGATTCAGTGTGAATTTGCTGGAATGGATGCTAGAGGCGCAGAGATGCGTCCTCAGTTGCTCCTTGCGGAGGTCGTAATGACCAAGTGGTTGTTCCCCGCGCTGGTGCTGTCCCTGGTGACCACCGGCGTATTTGCGCAGGACGCGCGGTACCAGAATCAAAACGACGACAACACCCACTATGGATGGGCGGATGTGTTGCGCGTCGACCCGGTGTATGGCGTGGCACGTACCGAAGTGCCGCGGCAGGAATGTTATGACCAGCAGGTGGTGCGCCAGACGCCCAGCCAGGGTTCGGCCGCGGGCACCATTCTTGGTGCGGTGGTGGGCGGCGTGCTGGGCAGCACGGTGGGCAAAGGCAATGGCCGTACCGCGGCCACCGTGGGCGGCGCGGTCGTCGGCGGTGCGGTGGGCAACGGCGTCACCCAGTCGGGTGGCGGCGAATACGAGACCACCGAGACCCATTGCCGCCAGGTGAGCGCGGTGAGCGAGCAGCGCCGCATCATGGGTTACGACGTGGAATACCGTTACCGGGGCGAGGTATACCTGTCCCGCCTCAACTACGACCCCGGCGAGCGCCTGCGCGTGAGGGTGAGCGTTTCTCCCGCCGACTGAGATTCCGGCCATCGCCGCCTTCCGGCGGCGATCTGCCGTCCGGGCTTGCCTTTTGCGTCGCTCCTTGTTGCATGGCAGCGAAATTCCCGTCATGATTGAAGTTCAACCACCCGGAACTTTCATGTCCGCAGCCGTCTATACCGCCACTGTCCTCACTAGCGCCCGCATGGCCGCTGGGATGACGTCGCGTGCTCGCCGACCGCTGCTCCGCCAATTGGCCGGGTAGGCTGTCGCACGCGTTTAACGTGCATCGACGACAAAACCCGGCTTACAGCCGGGTTTTTTTGTTTCCGGGATTCGACATTCGACAAGGGCAACTTCCACCATGACGCTCCGCCACTTTCTGACCACCCAGGATTACAGCCGCGCCGAGATCGACGCGTTGCTCGATGAAGCCGCGGCCTTCAAGCGCTCCCCCCGCGGCCAGCAGCTGGCCGGCAAGTCGGTAGCGCTGATGTTCTTCAACCCGTCGATGCGCACCCGCACCAGCTTCGAGCTGGGTGCGTTCCATCTGGGCGGCCACGCCATCGTGCTGGCGCCGGGCAAGGATGCATGGCCGATCGAGTTCGAGGTCGGCACCGTGATGGACGGCGATACCGAGGAGCACATCGCGGAAGTCGCCCGCGTGCTGTCGCGCTACGTGGACCTGATCGCCGTGCGCGCCTTCCCCAAATTCCAGGACTGGAAGGTGGATCGCGAGGACAACGTCATCAAGGCGTTCGCCAAGTACGCCACGGTGCCGGTGATCAACATGGAAACCATCACCCACCCCTGTCAGGAGCTGGCGCACGCACTGGCGCTGAAGGAGCACCTGGGCAACCTGCAGAACAAGAAGTACGTGCTCACCTGGACGTACCACCCCAAGCCGCTCAACACGGCCGTCGCCAACTCCGCGCTGCTGATCGCCACCAAGATGGGCATGGACGTGACCCTGCTGTGCCCCACGCCGGACTACGTGCTCGACGAGCGCTACATGGCCTTCGGCTATCAGAACGCGAAGGAAAACGGCGGTTCGCTCAAGGTGAGCCACGACATCGAGGACGCCTATCGCGGCGCCGACGTCGTCTACGCCAAGAGCTGGGGCGCATTGCCGTTCTTCGGCCAGTGGGACAAGGAAAAGCCCATCCGCGACGCCAACAAGCACTTCATCGTGGACGAGGCAAAGATGGCGCTGACCAACAACGGCCTCTTCAGCCACTGCCTGCCGCTGCGCCGCAACGTCAAGGCCACGGACGCGGTGATGGATTCGCCTGCCTGCATCGCCGTCGATGAAGCAGAGAACCGCCTGCACGTGCAGAAGGCGGTGATGGCCTCGCTGATCGGCCAGCGCTGATCATGTACCAGCCCGCGCATTTCAAGGTGGCCGACAGCGATCAGCTGCACGCGCTGATGCGCGCGTACCCGTTCGCCACCGTGGTGACGAACGGGGAAGGCGGCCTGGCTGCCAACCACCTTCCGCTTGAGCTGGTCGACGGCAAGCTCCACGGCCACGTGGCACGCGGCAACGAACTGTCGGGCATAGATGGCGTCGAGGTGTTGGTGATCTTCCGCGGTCCGGACGGTTACGTGAGTCCGAACTGGTACCCGAGCAAGCGGGAAACCCATCGCGAAGTGCCGACGTGGAACTACGCCGTCGTGCACGTGCATGGCCGCCTGCGTACGGTCAGCGACGCTGCGTGGTTGCGCCAACTGCTGGAGCGCCTGACGGATCGCCATGAAGCGGGCCAGCCGGAGCCGTGGCGTGTCTCCGATGCACCGGAAGACCACATTGAAAAGATGCTGCGCGCCATCGTCGGGCTGGAGATTTCCATCGACCGCATCGAAGGCAAGTTCAAGCTCAGCCAGAACCATCCCGCCGCCAATCGGGCGGGTGTGCTCGCAGGGCTGGGCGAGCGGGCCGGCCGTGGCGATGCGGAGTTGGCGGCTCTCATGTCTCAACAGGAAGAGGTGCGCCGGTGAGCCATACGCATCAGCACCAGTACAAGGTCGACGTGACCTGGACGGGCAACCAGGGTGCCGGTACCCGGACGTACCAGAGCTATGGCCGGGACCATGAGATCCGCATCGCCGGCAAGCCCGCGCTGGAAGGCTCGGCCGACCCGATGTTCCGCGGCGACGCCAGCAGGCACAACCCCGAGGACATGCTGGTGACGGCCCTGTCCACCTGCCACATGCTGTCGTACCTGCACCAGGCGGTGCTGGCGGGCGTGGTGGTTACGGCCTATACGGACAGCGCCGAAGGCACGATGGAAACGGACGTCCATGGCGGCCACTTCACCGAAGTGGTGCTGCACCCCGTGGTCACCATCACGGCCGACAGTGACCCGGTCAAGGCCGTGGACGCACATGACGGTGCCCACCACGGATGCTTCATTGCCAGTTCCGTGAACTTCCCGGTGCGCGTCGAGCCCCGCATCGTGGTTGAATCTGTTTAACTATTTATCCGTTTAGCCATCTATTTCAGGATCCGCAAGTCATGAGCAAAGACATCGTTCTCGCCTTCTCCGGTGGCCTCGACACCAGCTTCTGCGTTCCCTACCTCAAGGAGCGCGGCTGGGCCGTCCATACCGTTTTCGCCGACACGGGCGGCGTGGACGCCGAGGAGCGCGCCTATATCGAGCAGCGCGCCAAGGAGCTGGGCGTGGCCAGCCATGTCACCGTCGACGGCGGCCCGGCGATCTGGAACGGCTTCGTGAAGCCGTTCGTGCAGGCCGGTGAGGCCTATCAGGGCCAGTACCCGCTGCTGGTGTCCGATCGCTACTTGATCGTGGATGCGGCCATTGCCCGCGCCAAAGAGCTGAGCACCAAGGCCATCGCGCACGGCTGCACCGGCATGGGCAACGACCAGGTGCGTTTCGACCTGGCCGTGAAGGCGCTGGGCGACTACGAGATCGTGGCGCCCATCCGCGAGATCCAGAAGGAGCACACCCAGACGCGCGCTTATGAGCAGGCCTATCTGGAAGAGCGCGGCTTCGACGTGCGTGCCAAGCAGAAGAGCTACACCATCAACGAGAACCTGCTGGGCGTGACCCTGTCTGGCGGCGAGATCGATCATTGGAAGACCCCGGGCGAGGGTGCCCGTGGCTGGTGCAAGCCGCGCTCCGAATGGCCGTCCG
This genomic interval from Dyella japonica A8 contains the following:
- a CDS encoding glycine zipper 2TM domain-containing protein; translation: MTKWLFPALVLSLVTTGVFAQDARYQNQNDDNTHYGWADVLRVDPVYGVARTEVPRQECYDQQVVRQTPSQGSAAGTILGAVVGGVLGSTVGKGNGRTAATVGGAVVGGAVGNGVTQSGGGEYETTETHCRQVSAVSEQRRIMGYDVEYRYRGEVYLSRLNYDPGERLRVRVSVSPAD
- the cysS gene encoding cysteine--tRNA ligase; translation: MPISLHNNLTRRVETFAPLDPNRVTMYLCGPTVYNYVHIGNARGPVVFDVLAKLLRRHYPNVVYARNITDVDDKINAAAQQLGVGIESITTRYAQAYREDMAKLGIAPPDVEPYATAHIPQIITMIERLIASGHAYAAEGHVLFEVESFPAYGALSGRDPEELLAGARVEVAPYKKSPGDFVLWKPSTPDLPGWDSPWGRGRPGWHIECSAMSEAHLGDTIDIHAGGVDLQFPHHENEIAQSTCAHGGKVFARFWLHNGMLTFSGRKMSKSLGNVMLVHELLKEHPPEALRLLLLRGHYRQPLDWSEGAITQSISTLDGWYRVLRDLADVDVDTTHLPIPATVEAALCDDLNTPQALAELSQLADEARQSGSPAAKAALLGAGAVLGLLQQDPESWFKQAGGANEVDEARIEALLEERRAARAAKDFKRADAIREELTAMGIAIEDGAQGTRWSVVKG
- a CDS encoding SufE family protein; the protein is MNAIATPNADQAQQDIVDEFAFFGDWTERYQYLIDLGKQLPEFPEDLKIEDYRVHGCQSMVWLVPSGNADKLHFQATSDSAIVSGLIALVLRVYSDRSARDIIATEPRFIEAIGLAKHLSPTRSNGLAAMLAKIKAYAAAALRA
- a CDS encoding FMN-binding negative transcriptional regulator; this translates as MYQPAHFKVADSDQLHALMRAYPFATVVTNGEGGLAANHLPLELVDGKLHGHVARGNELSGIDGVEVLVIFRGPDGYVSPNWYPSKRETHREVPTWNYAVVHVHGRLRTVSDAAWLRQLLERLTDRHEAGQPEPWRVSDAPEDHIEKMLRAIVGLEISIDRIEGKFKLSQNHPAANRAGVLAGLGERAGRGDAELAALMSQQEEVRR
- the dksA gene encoding RNA polymerase-binding protein DksA; this translates as MAKTTRSATATKPQKGKPAGKVKDVKAAKKAAAGRSAAPAKAAAAKKPAAKKAPVKKVAAAKKPAAKKVVAKAPAKSVAKKAAPKPVAKKAVPAKKPVVAKKIEKPVAKKVAAPAKKQPPKSVTKPVKPAPAPVKAETKAAPAKAASAAPAKQPAAARQAAPAPVKAAPVSPAAPAKPAASPLMGKVASATARHTPIKTQKAQQSSMNKSATLDNGITREDGRYALPSTTLIDLPKGYRPSNDEEYMNPKHLAYFRNKLREWREQLVEESRQTMENLRDEVRDVGDEAERATRETENSLELRTRDRYRKLISKIDKALRRIEEGRYGYCEETDEEIGLERLDARPIATLSLDAQERREHLQKQMGD
- a CDS encoding N-acetylornithine carbamoyltransferase encodes the protein MTLRHFLTTQDYSRAEIDALLDEAAAFKRSPRGQQLAGKSVALMFFNPSMRTRTSFELGAFHLGGHAIVLAPGKDAWPIEFEVGTVMDGDTEEHIAEVARVLSRYVDLIAVRAFPKFQDWKVDREDNVIKAFAKYATVPVINMETITHPCQELAHALALKEHLGNLQNKKYVLTWTYHPKPLNTAVANSALLIATKMGMDVTLLCPTPDYVLDERYMAFGYQNAKENGGSLKVSHDIEDAYRGADVVYAKSWGALPFFGQWDKEKPIRDANKHFIVDEAKMALTNNGLFSHCLPLRRNVKATDAVMDSPACIAVDEAENRLHVQKAVMASLIGQR
- a CDS encoding OsmC family protein, yielding MSHTHQHQYKVDVTWTGNQGAGTRTYQSYGRDHEIRIAGKPALEGSADPMFRGDASRHNPEDMLVTALSTCHMLSYLHQAVLAGVVVTAYTDSAEGTMETDVHGGHFTEVVLHPVVTITADSDPVKAVDAHDGAHHGCFIASSVNFPVRVEPRIVVESV